The proteins below are encoded in one region of Scophthalmus maximus strain ysfricsl-2021 chromosome 4, ASM2237912v1, whole genome shotgun sequence:
- the LOC118302565 gene encoding kinesin-like protein KIF23 isoform X7: MQRPGKSKTPRRPGPKKASNTEKDPVGVYCRIRPLGTEDEECCVEMISSSTIQLHAPDGLKANRNGEYKETQYSFKKVFGINTTQMELFEDVAKPLVEDLIHCKNGLLFTYGVTGSGKTFTMTGSPGEGGLLPRSLDMLFNSIGPFQAKRFVFKPDEKNGMEIQNQVDALLERQKRDSQQSVPKTPSSRQRADPEFADMISSEEACKSENVDEDCCFSVFVSYIEIYNNYIYDLLEDAPYDPIRPKWLGGGTPVRNNEFIPPQSKILREDQNHNMYVAGCTEVEVKSTEEAFEVFWKGQKKRRIANTQLNRESSRSHSVFTVKLAQAPLDADGDHILQDKNQVNVSQLCLVDLAGSERTSRTKAEGSRLREAGNINQSLMTLRTCMEVLRENQMCGTNKMVPYRDSKVTHLFKNYFDGEGKVRMIVCVNPNADDYEETMLVMRFAEMTQEVEVARPVDRPICFLPAGRRHRNQAFRNEFPRRLDEQGGPSASVNDPVLLNQLIESLPALPPCEVVDPADDQTLPRLIEVLEKRQRIRQMMTEEFNKTAYTLKSMLQQFDSQLNAKETFLHDQQSKLGEKEKVIIGQRTELERLEKKSKTLEYKIDILQKTTGMYEQDKRSLQQELETREQRLQRELSERRRMEQRMQGMVTDTKLKWEKECERRVNAKQLEMQNKLWVKDEKLKQLKAIVTESSNGSGGGCPTERPERPSRERDRNIGQKRSASPSPLPGNVFKTRGGGQAVQFTDIETLKQEYQTAPSRKRRSGSAEGPVQMDEIENRPPVASSSYDYQKRRKP; encoded by the exons atgcagaGACCGGG TAAAAGCAAGACTCCTCGGAGGCCAGGTCCTAAGAAGGCTTCCAACACTGAGAAAGATCCTGTTGGA GTATACTGTCGTATACGACCACTTGGAACAGAAGATGAGGAATGTTGTGTTGAGATGATAAGTAGCTCCACCATTCAGCTACATGCGCCTGATGGTCTGAAAGCCAACCGCAATGGAGAATACAAAGAG ACACAGTACtcctttaaaaaagtatttggtATTAATACCACCCAAATGGAGCTGTTTGAGGACGTTGCCAAGCCTCTAGTAGAGGATCTCATTCACTGCAAGAATG GTCTATTGTTCACGTACGGTGTCACTGGAAGTGGCAAGACCTTCACTATGACGGGCTCGCCGGGAGAAGGTGGACTCCTCCCTCGTTCTCTAGACATGCTCTTCAACAGCATCGGCCCCTTTCAGGCCAAAAGATTT GTGTTTAaaccagatgaaaaaaatggGATGGAGATTCAGAATCAAGTTGATGCTCTCCTGGAGAGACAGAAGCGAGACAGTCAGCAGTCGGTGCCCAAAACACCTTCCTCCAG GCAGAGGGCTGACCCAGAGTTTGCAGATATGATCAGCTCAGAGGAGGCGTGTAAATCTGAGAACGTGGATGAAGActgttgtttcagtgtttttgtctcctACATTGAGatctacaacaactacatctACGATCTCCTGGAAGATGCTCCATATGACCCAATCAGACCAAA GTGGCTCGGCGGAGGCACGCCTGTGCGGAACAATGAGTTCAT ACCACCTCAATCCAAGATTCTGCGTGAAGATCAGAATCACAACATGTATGTGGCTGGCTGCACAGAAGTGGAGGTAAAATCTACAGAGGAGGCTTTTGAAGTCTTTTGGAAGG ggcaaaagaaaaggaggatcGCCAACACTCAACTCAACCGTGAATCCAGCCGCTCCCATAGTGTGTTCACAGTAAAGTTAGCCCAAGCACCACTTGATGCTGATGGGGACCACATTCTGCAG GACAAGAACCAGGTCAATGTGAGCCAGCTGTGTCTGGTTGACCTGGCAGGCAGTGAACGCACCAGCAGAACTAAAGCAGAGGGAAGCCGTCTCCGTGAAGCAG GTAATATCAACCAGTCTTTGATGACACTGCGCACGTGTATGGAGGTCCTGCGTGAAAACCAAATGTGTGGAACAAATAAG atggTGCCATACAGAGACTCCAAAGTTACACACCTGTTTAAAAACTACTTCGACGGTGAAGGAAAAGTCAggatgattgtgtgtgtcaACCCAAACGCAGATGACTATGAAGAAACTATG CTGGTGATGCGTTTTGCAGAGATGAcccaggaggtggaggtggcgCGACCGGTTGACCGGCCAATCTGCTTCCTGCCTGCAGGACGCAGACACAGGAACCAGGCCTTCAGAAATGAATTTCCACGTCGCCTGGATGAGCAAGGTGGTCCCAGTGCTTCCG TAAATGATCCAGTTCTGCTGAATCAGCTCATCGAGAGCCTTCCAGCCCTGCCTCCCTGTGAGGTGGTGGACCCAGCTGATGATCAGACGCTTCCCCGCCTGATCGAAGTCCTGGAAAAGAGGCAGCGCATTCGTCAGATGATGACGGAGGAGTTCAACAAAACCG CCTATACACTGAAATCCATGCTGCAGCAGTTTGACAGTCAGCTCAACGCAAAGGAGACTTTCCTGCATGATCAACAAAGCAAACtgggtgagaaagagaaagttatCATCGGCCAGAGGACAGAGCTGGAACGACTAGAGAAAAAATCCAAAACGCTGGAATACAAG ATCGATATCCTGCAAAAGACAACGGGCATGTATGAGCAGGACAAACGCTCACttcagcaggagctggagaCCCGGGAGCAAAGGCTACAGAGAGAGCTTTCAGAGAGGAGGCGCATGGAGCAGCGCATGCAGGGCATGGTGACGGACACCAAACTCAAGTGGGAGAAGGAGTGT GAGAGACGAGTGAACGCCAAGCAGCTGGAGATGCAGAACAAGTTGTGGGTAAAGGATGAGAAGTTGAAGCAGCTTAAGGCCATTGTGACGGAGAGCAGCAACGGCAGTGGCGGTGGTTGTCCGACGGAGCGTCCGGAGAGGCcctcaagagagagagaccgaaaCATCGGCCAGAAGCGGTCTGCGTCGCCATCACCACTTCCT
- the LOC118302858 gene encoding potassium-transporting ATPase subunit beta-like yields MATLKEKRTCGQRCEDFGRFVWNSDNGTFMGRTPEKWVYISLYYVAFYVVMTGLFSLAIYVLMYTLDPYAPDYQDRLKSPGVMVWPDTYGEEDIEINYNTSDKACWTKMSKILHKFLGPYNDTKQLECNNYNCTKGKYFIQKTFSAPHHTKWACPFTQSMLGPCSGLEDPTFGYNCTMPCVVIKMNRIIDFLPTNHTELPPYVNCTILEGQSNVAKIEYFPDRGVMDLSYFPYYGKLAQPTYVNPLVAVRFSLVGEKHAKIQCRVVGDKIGYQSYHEPYEGKVTFYLKAMK; encoded by the exons ATGGCCACCTTAAAGGAGAAGAGGACCTGTGGGCAGCGATGTGAAGACTTTGGTCGTTTTGTCTGGAACTCCGACAATGGGACATTTATGGGGAGGACACCAGAGAAATGGG tGTACATCAGCCTGTATTATGTGGCATTCTACGTGGTGATGACCGGCCTCTTTTCTCTGGCCATCTATGTGCTCATGTACACCTTGGATCCGTACGCTCCCGACTACCAAGACCGGCTAAAATCTCCAG GGGTGATGGTGTGGCCGGACACTTATGGAGAGGAGGATATTGAAATCAACTACAACACATCAGACAAGGCCTGCTGGACGAAGATGTCCAAAATCCTTCACAAGTTCCTGGGGC CCTACAATGACACAAAGCAGCTTGAATGTAACAACTATAACTGCACAAAGGGAAAGTACTTCATCCAGAAAACCTTCTCTGCCCCTCATCACACAAAGTGGGCATGTCCCTTCACGCAAAGCATGCTGGGACCCTGCTCAGGATTGGAGGACCCGACCTTTGGCTACAACTGCACCATGCCTTGTGTTGTCATTAAGATGAACAGG ATCATTGACTTTTTGCCTACTAATCACACTGAGCTTCCCCCATATGTCAACTGCACGATACTG GAAGGACAAAGCAATGTGGCAAAAATTGAGTACTTCCCTGACAGGGGGGTTATGGATCTTTCCTACTTCCCTTATTACGGAAAATTGGCACAG cCTACATATGTCAACCCGTTGGTGGCTGTTCGGTTCAGCCTGGTCGGAGAGAAACACGCGAAGATCCAGTGCAGAGTGGTCGGAGACAAGATCGGCTACCAAAGCTACCACGAACCCTACGAGGGAAAAGTCACCTTCTACCTCAAAGCAATGAAAtaa
- the grk1a gene encoding rhodopsin kinase GRK1, which translates to MDIGGLTTLVANSAYMSARGSFDGTANPASNRDEKYHSRLKLPHIAVCEGLRETLDLGFQTVCVEQPIGKRLFQEFLDSNNEYKGPCRLWKDIEEYNMAEDEDRVKKAGRILSRYMEPNAKYFCPFLPENGITKVKEKHRGAGDHLLSETMDNVMDFLKEVPYTIFLESKYLKRFLQWKWLETQPIGEDWFLDFRVLGKGGFGEVSACQTKATGKLYACKRLNKKRLNKRRGNEGAMVEKRILARVHSRFIVSLAYAFQSKTELCLVMTIMNGGDLRYQLYNVDENNPGFEEPRSCYYAAQIIQGLEHLHQKRIIYRDLKPENVLLDNQGNVRISDLGLAVELADDQLKTKGYAGTSGFMAPELLKGEEYDYSVDYFALGVTLYEFLAAKGPFRTRGERVENKVVKKRILNEPVIYPEKFSENARSICAGLLCKEVEKRLGFRNGSCDDLRAHPFFNEINWRRLNAGILPPPFVPDSKTVYAKDIHDVGAFSTVKGVQLEDKDSGFFDEFASGNISIPWQEEMIEMGVYGELTVWGPGGALPNDLRRESVLEQPPKSSTCAVS; encoded by the exons ATGGATATTGGTGGCCTTACGACTTTGGTGGCCAACTCTGCCTACATGTCAGCCCGCGGGAGCTTCGATGGCACTGCCAACCCTGCATCCAACCGAGACGAGAAGTACCACTCCCGCCTGAAGCTGCCGCACATCGCAGTGTGTGAGGGTCTGCGGGAGACTTTAGACCTGGGCTTCCAGACGGTTTGCGTGGAGCAGCCCATCGGCAAACGTCTCTTCCAGGAGTTCCTGGACTCCAACAATGAGTATAAAGGTCCCTGCCGCCTGTGGAAGGACATTGAGGAGTACAACATGGCTGAGGACGAGGATCGTGTGAAGAAAGCAGGCAGGATCTTGTCCCGGTACATGGAGCCTAATGCCAAGTATTTCTGCCCCTTCCTGCCGGAAAACGGCATCACAAAGGTCAAAGAGAAACACCGGGGGGCTGGGGACCATCTTTTAAGTGAAACCATGGACAATGTGATGGACTTCCTCAAGGAAGTGCCTTACACTATCTTCCTGGAGAGTAAGTATCTGAAAAGGTTCCTGCAGTGGAAGTGGCTGGAGACGCAACCCATCGGAGAGGATTGGTTCTTGGACTTTCGTGTGCTGGGGAAAGGGGGTTTTGGGGAAGTGTCTGCATGTCAGACAAAGGCCACTGGGAAACTTTACGCCTGCAAAAGGCTCAACAAGAAGAGGCTGAACAAGAGAAGAGGCAACGAG GGGGCGATGGTGGAGAAGAGGATTCTGGCTCGAGTTCACAGCAGGTTTATTGTTTCTTTGGCCTACGCCTTCCAGTCCAAAACAGAGCTGTGTCTGGTGATGACCATCATGAACGGAGGAGACCTGAG GTATCAATTGTATAACGTGGATGAAAACAACCCGGGGTTTGAAGAGCCGCGCTCCTGCTACTACGCCGCTCAGATCATCCAGGGCCTGGAGCACCTCCACCAGAAGAGGATCATCTACAGGGACCTCAAACCAGAGAACGTGCTGCTGGATAATCAAG GTAATGTGCGTATCTCTGACCTTGGTCTGGCCGTAGAGCTCGCTGACGATCAGCTCAAAACCAAGGGTTACGCTGGGACTTCAG GTTTCATGGCTCCAGAGCTGCTGAAAGGAGAGGAATACGACTACTCTGTGGATTATTTCGCTCTGGGGGTCACTCTGTATGAGTTCCTGGCTGCCAAGGGGCCGTTCAGGACCCGAGGAGAGAGG GTGGAGAACAAGGTGGTGAAGAAGCGGATCCTGAACGAACCAGTAATTTATCCGGAGAAGTTCAGTGAGAACGCTCGCTCCATCTGTGCGGGTCTGCTGTGCAAAGAGGTCGAGAAGAGGCTCGGCTTCAGGAACGGATCGTGTGACGACCTCAGGGCGCACCCCTTCTTCAACGAGATCAACTGGAGGAGACTGAACGCAG GGATCCTTCCACCGCCGTTCGTGCCAGACTCTAAGACAGTTTATGCCAAGGACATCCATGACGTCGGGGCCTTCTCCACAGTCAAAGGTGTGCAACTGGAAGACAAGGACAGTGGTTTTTTCGACGAGTTCGCCTCGGGGAACATCTCCATCCCCTGGCAGGAGGAGATGATCGAGATGGGGGTCTACGGTGAGCTCACGGTCTGGGGCCCGGGCGGCGCTTTGCCCAACGACCTGCGGCGTGAATCCGTCCTGGAGCAGCCGCCCAAGTCCTCCACCTGCGCGGTGTCGTAA